A region from the Neurospora crassa OR74A linkage group V, whole genome shotgun sequence genome encodes:
- a CDS encoding AP-1 complex subunit gamma-1 → MSSLKQFIRNVRAAKTIADERAVIQKESAAIRASFREESHDHSVRRNNVAKLLYLFTLGERTHFGQIECLKLLASPRFADKRLGHLATSLLLDENQEVLTLVTNSLQNDLNHSNQYVVGLALCTLGNIASVEMSRDLFPQIETLISTTNPYIRRKAALCAMRICKKVPDLQEHFVEKAAQLLSDRNHGVLLCGLTLVTSLCEADEAEGGEEGIIEKFRQFVPVLVRTLKGLASSGYAPEHDVTGITDPFLQVKILRLLRVLARGDAQTTEQINDILAQVATNTDATKNVGNSILYEAVLTILDIEADAGLRVLGVNILGKFLANKDNNIRYVALNTLVKVVAIDTNAVQRHRNTILECLRDPDISIRRRALDLSFTLINESNVRVLIRELLAFLEVADNEFKPNMTSQIGIAADRYAPNKRWHVDTMLRVLTLAGNYVKEPILSSFIRLIATTPELQTYAVQKLYTNLKKDITQESLTQAGAWCIGEYGDALLRGGQYEEEELVQEVKEHELIDLFTTILNSNYATQVTTEYIITALIKLTTRLQDATQIERVRRLLQYHQTSLDVEVQQRAVEYGNLFSFDQIRRGVLEKMPPPQIKESSRVLGEAAKKTTKAAGKKTNKAAKPKEEDLLFDLMGDTNLPSPSVPNGGTNNADLLADILGGTTSPPTSASPAPAQSNVASIMDLFSQGPTSTPSPAPAPAAAPSAVLDLFNTTPAAASAPAPQAAPKPAAAAGHACYDNNGLNVTIQIQRNAEGMIQATARFRNSFPGGPLSAVGLQAAVPKSQKLQLLNISSTDIAPGAEATQMMRVAGCTGALRLRLKIGYTHPTAGQVLDLVNWTEPS, encoded by the exons GCGCAACAATGTGGCCAAGCTATTATACCTCTTCACCCTCGGTGAGCGCACTCACTTCGGTCAGATCGAGTGTTTGAAGCTCCTGGCCTCTCCGCGCTTCGCCGACAAGCGTCTGGGCCATCTCGCGACAAGTTTGCTGCTCGACGAAAACCAGGAAGTGCTTACTCTGGTTACCAACTCATTGCAAAA TGATCTTAACCATTCGAATCAGTATGTGGTGGGCCTCGCCCTCTGCACCCTCGGAAACATCGCATCGGTCGAGATGTCTAGAGACCTGTTTCCCCAAATCGAAACACTTATATCGACGACAAACCCATACATCCGGCGCAAGGCAGCTCTGTGTGCGATGCGCATATGCAAAAAGGTCCCGGATCTCCAAGAACACTTTGTCGAGAAGGCGGCGCAATTACTATCGGATCGCAACCATGGCGTGTTGCTTTGCGGCTTGACATTGGTGACCAGCCTTTGTGAAGCTGACGAGGCCGAGGGTGGGGAAGAGGGCATCATTGAGAAGTTCAGGCAGTTCGTGCCGGTACTCGTGAGGACTCTCAAAGGACTGGCTTCTTCCGGTTATGCGCCGGAGCACGACGTTACGGGCATCACCGACCCGTTCTTGCAGGTCAAGATTTTGCGCCTTCTCCGAGTCCTGGCCCGCGGCGATGCTCAGACTACGGAGCAGATCAACGATATCCTCGCTCAGGTTGCGACCAACACCGACGCTACTAAGAACGTTGGCAACTCGATCCTTTACGAGGCCGTACTGACGATTCTCGATATCGAGGCCGATGCCGGCTTGCGCGTGCTGGGAGTCAACATCCTCGGCAAGTTCTTGGCTAACAAGGACAACAATATCCGTTATGTTGCGCTAAACACGCTGGTCAAGGTGGTGGCCATCGACACCAACGCTGTACAAAGACACCGGAACACCATTTTGGAGTGCCTTAGGGACCCCGACATCAGTATCAGGAGGAGAGCTCTTGATCTGAGTTTCACCCTAATCAACGAGAGCAACGTCCGCGTCCTTATCCGAGAATTGTTGGCTTTCCTGGAAGTGGCGGATAATGAGTTTAAGCCTAATATGACTAGCCAGATCGGTATCGCCGCTGATAGGTACGCCCCGAACAAGAGGTGGCATGTCGATACGATGCTCCGTGTCTTGACGTTGGCCGGTAACTACGTCAAGGAGCCCATCCTGTCCTCGTTCATTCGCCTTATCGCTACGACTCCCGAGCTACAAACGTACGCCGTGCAAAAGCTTTACACCAACTTGAAGAAGGATATCACCCAAGAAAGTCTGACGCAGGCCGGCGCGTGGTGCATCGGTGAATATGGCGACGCTCTTCTCAGGGGTGGTCAgtatgaggaggaggagctcgtacaggaggtcaaggagcaTGAACTTATCGACTTGTTCACAACCATCTTGAACAGCAACTACGCTACCCAAGTCACCACCGAGTACATCATCACGGCACTCATCAAGCTCACCACTAGGCTGCAAGACGCAACCCAAATCGAGAGAGTTCGCCGTCTGCTTCAGTACCACCAGACAAGTCTGGATGTCGAAGTTCAACAGCGTGCGGTGGAATACGGCAACCTGTTTTCTTTTGATCAGATCCGTCGTGGTGTGCTTGAGAAgatgcctcctcctcaaatCAAGGAGTCCTCCCGAGTACTTGGTGAAGCTGCCAAGAAGACCACCAAGGCGGCGGGCAAGAAGACTAACAAGGCTGCCAAGCCCAAGGAAGAGGATCTCTTATTCGACCTCATGGGAGACACCAATCTCCCGTCTCCTTCTGTTCCCAACGGCGGGACGAACAATGCCGACCTCCTTGCCGATATTCTCGGCGGCACCACTTCGCCTCCGACCTCGGCCTCGCCGGCTCCCGCACAGTCAAACGTTGCCTCGATCATGGATCTCTTTTCGCAGGGACCTACCTCCACTCCGTCTCCCGCACCTGCACCAGCGGCTGCTCCATCAGCAGTCCTTGATCTCTTCAACACCACTCCGGCCGCCGCTtcggctccggctcctcAAGCGGCGCCCAAGCCCGCTGCTGCGGCCGGCCATGCTTGCTACGACAACAACGGACTGAACGTCACCATCCAAATACAGCGAAATGCCGAAGGCATGATCCAGGCTACGGCTCGCTTCCGCAACTCGTTCCCTGGCGGTCCGCTTTCGGCTGTCGGGTTGCAGGCGGCGGTGCCCAAATCTCAGAAGCTACAGCTGCTCAATATTTCGTCGACGGATATTGCGCCGGGGGCGGAGGCGACGCAAATGATGAGAGTCGCGGGTTGCACTGGG GCTTTGCGTCTACGTCTCAAGATAGGATATACACACCCTACGGCGGGACAGGTATTGGATCTGGTCAACTGGACGGAGCCCTCTTGA
- a CDS encoding malate dehydrogenase: MRASLFLSALSVSSIMAAPLLPEINAHSAPADSLKKISEYFNLLAVKIQQSKFESAVPTCDLSKVVMPQAPSPLPPPSFGLTLRHVALGRGTQNYTCDPSTPTAAPVANGAVASLFNASCIVSAYPDIGAMLSTVSLNFNLSDLASIASSVASALPFPPSFLKQTLAPTSGMAVSGAHYFTNASTPFFNMDASQWKIGEAPCAKNSSTPAPEAAPRGQQGEKAVAWLKLVTRPGATGGLQEVYRVETAGGSAPETCQGMPEHFEVQYAAQYWFYGN, from the exons ATGCGTGCCTCACTATTCCTCTCGGCGCTCAGCGTCTCCTCCATTATGGCCGCCCCACTACTCCCTGAGATCAACGCCCACTCAGCTCCCGCCGACTCCCTCAAGAAAATATCAGAGTACTTCAACCTCCTCGCGGTCAAGATCCAACAAAGCAAGTTCGAGAGCGCCGTACCAACATGTGATCTCTCCAAGGTGGTCATGCCCCAAG ctccctctccccttccacctccttccttcgGCCTAACCCTCCGCCACGTCGCCCTCGGCCGTGGCACCCAAAACTACACCTGCGACCCTTCCACCCCCACCGCGGCTCCCGTCGCCAATGGCGCCGTCGCCTCTCTTTTCAACGCCTCCTGCATCGTCTCCGCCTACCCCGACATCGGCGCCATGTTGTCCACTGTCTCCCTGAACTTCAACCTCTCCGACCTCGCCTCCATCGCTTCCTCCGTCGCTTCCgccctccctttccctccttcttttctcaaACAGACCCTCGCGCCCACCTCCGGCATGGCCGTCTCAGGCGCTCACTACTTCACCAACGCATCCACGCCCTTTTTCAACATGGATGCCTCGCAGTGGAAGATTGGTGAGGCGCCGTGTGCCAAGAACAGCAGTACGCCTGCCCCAGAAGCGGCGCCGAGGGGCCAGCAAGGGGAAAAGGCGGTTGCTTGGTTGAAGTTGGTTACACGCCCGGGAGCGACGGGCGGACTGCAGGAGGTGTATAGGGTAGAGACGGCGGGAGGAAGCGCGCCCGAGACGTGTCAGGGGATGCCGGAGCATTTCGAGGTGCAGTATGCTGCTCa GTACTGGTTTTATGGCAACTAA